A DNA window from Pseudomonas wuhanensis contains the following coding sequences:
- the kdpA gene encoding potassium-transporting ATPase subunit KdpA codes for MHSYDYWLILAFFAVVLIPAPFLGRFYYKVMEGQRTWLSPILGPVERGCYRVAGVDPQAEQSWQKYTLALLAFNLAGFLLLFAILLFQDHLPLNPQNLPGQEWTQAFNTAVSFMTNTNWQSYSGEATLSYLSQMVGLTVQNFVSAATGLAVLVALCRGIGRKSTKTLGNFWVDMTRATLYGLLPLCLLLALFLVWQGVPQTFAHYVNAVTMQGVDQVIPLGPAASQIAIKQLGTNGGGFFGVNSAHPFENPTAWSNLFEVASIILIPVALVFTFGHYVKDLRQSRAIIACMLALFLIGGATSLWAEYQPNPTLANVAVEQTAPLEGKEARFGTTATVLWSVTTTAASNGSVNGMHDSLNPLSGMVAMINMMVGEVIFGGVGAGLYGMLLNVLIAVFLAGLMIGRTPEYLGKKLQAREVQLLVVTLLVMPVGVLVLGAIAASLPGPVAAVSNPGAHGFSQLLYAYTSASANNGSAFGGFGANTAFHNLMLGLGMLIGRFGYILPVLALAGSLAMKKTAPIGQNSFPTHGPLFVTLLTVTILLVGGLTFLPTLALGPIAEHLSLGF; via the coding sequence ATGCACAGTTATGACTATTGGCTGATCCTCGCCTTCTTCGCCGTGGTGCTGATCCCGGCACCGTTTCTGGGGCGCTTCTACTACAAGGTGATGGAAGGGCAGCGCACCTGGCTTTCGCCGATTCTCGGGCCGGTGGAGCGTGGTTGCTATCGGGTGGCCGGCGTCGATCCGCAAGCCGAACAGAGCTGGCAGAAATACACCCTGGCCTTGCTTGCCTTCAACCTCGCGGGTTTTTTGCTGCTGTTTGCGATCCTGCTGTTTCAGGATCACTTGCCGTTGAATCCGCAAAACCTGCCGGGGCAGGAGTGGACGCAAGCGTTCAATACCGCCGTCAGCTTCATGACCAATACCAACTGGCAGTCCTACAGCGGCGAAGCGACCCTCAGCTACTTGAGTCAGATGGTCGGCCTCACCGTGCAGAACTTCGTCAGCGCCGCCACCGGGCTTGCTGTGTTGGTTGCGCTGTGTCGCGGCATCGGTCGCAAATCCACCAAAACCCTGGGCAACTTCTGGGTCGACATGACCCGCGCCACCCTCTACGGCCTGTTGCCGTTGTGCCTGTTGCTGGCGCTGTTTCTGGTCTGGCAGGGCGTGCCACAAACCTTCGCCCACTACGTGAACGCCGTGACCATGCAAGGCGTCGATCAGGTGATCCCGCTCGGCCCGGCCGCCAGCCAGATTGCGATCAAACAACTGGGCACCAACGGCGGTGGCTTCTTCGGCGTCAACTCGGCGCATCCGTTCGAGAACCCGACGGCCTGGAGCAACCTGTTCGAAGTCGCCTCGATCATTCTGATCCCGGTGGCACTGGTGTTCACCTTCGGCCATTACGTGAAAGACCTGCGTCAGAGCCGCGCGATCATCGCCTGCATGCTGGCGCTGTTTTTGATCGGCGGCGCGACGTCGCTGTGGGCTGAATACCAACCCAATCCGACCCTGGCCAACGTCGCCGTCGAACAGACTGCACCGCTGGAAGGCAAGGAAGCGCGTTTCGGCACCACCGCTACAGTGTTGTGGTCGGTGACTACCACTGCGGCGTCAAACGGTTCGGTCAACGGCATGCACGACAGCCTCAACCCGCTGAGCGGCATGGTCGCGATGATCAACATGATGGTCGGCGAAGTGATCTTCGGCGGCGTCGGTGCCGGGCTCTACGGCATGTTGCTCAACGTGCTGATTGCGGTGTTCCTCGCCGGGCTGATGATCGGCCGCACTCCGGAATACCTCGGCAAGAAACTGCAAGCCCGGGAAGTTCAGCTGCTGGTGGTGACCTTGCTGGTGATGCCGGTGGGCGTGCTGGTGCTGGGTGCGATTGCCGCCAGCCTGCCAGGCCCGGTCGCGGCGGTGAGTAACCCCGGTGCTCACGGTTTCAGTCAGTTGCTTTATGCCTATACCTCGGCCAGTGCCAACAACGGTTCGGCGTTCGGCGGCTTCGGTGCGAACACCGCGTTCCACAACCTGATGCTGGGCCTGGGCATGTTGATCGGGCGCTTCGGCTACATCCTCCCGGTACTGGCCCTGGCCGGCAGCCTGGCGATGAAGAAAACCGCGCCGATTGGCCAGAACAGTTTCCCGACCCACGGCCCACTGTTCGTCACCCTGTTGACCGTGACCATTTTGCTGGTGGGTGGTTTGACCTTCTTGCCGACCCTGGCGTTGGGTCCTATCGCTGAACACCTGAGCCTGGGCTTCTAA
- a CDS encoding SDR family NAD(P)-dependent oxidoreductase yields MNSVQTQGTALVTGASSGIGAVYAERLAARGFDLLLAARDLDRLEAAASKLRAAHGVQVEVLKADLTQKDDVLKLEQRLRSDSSISLLLNNAGVAADGLLANADMDQLERLIQLNVTTVTRLASAAAAGFSKAGRGTIINIASVVALFPERFNATYSASKAYVLSLTQSLNAELEGTGVQVQAVLPGVTRTEIWERSGIDATQIPADMVMEAGEMVDAALSGLDQGELITIPSLPNLSEWESYVAARHAMAPNLSRSTAATRYK; encoded by the coding sequence ATGAATTCTGTCCAGACCCAAGGTACGGCCCTTGTCACCGGCGCATCTTCCGGCATCGGCGCGGTTTACGCGGAGCGGTTGGCGGCGCGTGGTTTTGATTTGTTGCTGGCGGCTCGTGATCTAGATCGGCTGGAGGCAGCAGCGAGCAAGTTGCGCGCCGCGCATGGCGTTCAGGTGGAAGTGCTCAAGGCGGATCTGACGCAAAAGGATGATGTATTGAAGCTTGAGCAGCGTCTGCGCAGCGATTCGAGTATCAGCCTGTTGCTGAACAACGCCGGTGTCGCGGCGGATGGTTTGCTCGCCAACGCGGATATGGATCAGCTGGAGCGGTTGATTCAGCTGAACGTCACCACGGTGACGCGGCTGGCCTCGGCAGCGGCGGCCGGGTTTTCCAAGGCCGGTCGCGGGACGATCATTAACATTGCATCCGTGGTGGCGTTGTTTCCGGAGCGATTCAACGCGACGTACAGCGCGAGCAAGGCTTATGTGTTGAGCCTGACTCAGTCGTTGAACGCCGAACTGGAGGGAACCGGGGTCCAGGTTCAAGCGGTGTTGCCAGGCGTAACACGCACTGAAATCTGGGAGCGTTCCGGTATCGATGCGACCCAGATTCCGGCGGACATGGTCATGGAAGCGGGGGAGATGGTCGACGCGGCATTGTCGGGTCTGGATCAGGGTGAATTGATCACCATTCCTTCCTTGCCGAATCTCTCTGAGTGGGAGTCCTATGTAGCGGCGCGTCATGCGATGGCGCCGAATCTGTCCAGAAGCACGGCCGCCACGCGTTACAAGTGA
- a CDS encoding urea carboxylase-associated family protein has protein sequence MYKDYPAAYQVSKGSALQVDTAFYERVRDKKEGRTLIEQFEVPIRTGRAWNVPAGHVFRVTTPVGPQVGDFNVWNAHDPRERLWAARTRQLQGAHVSTHDRLWSNLPFLRPLVTITDDSLAGYGIDEHGGRLHDLLGTRCDPYVNKMLTGEDFHHHCHSNLTRAVLPHGLTEFDVHDVLNIFQCTGLNHDDLYFMKACPAQKGDYLEFFAEIDLLCALSTCPGGDLSLAMWGPDAQDPLSVCRPLGVEIYRLEDSLLEGWSQPERAAYKGLHGLHIAKADWEK, from the coding sequence ATGTACAAAGACTATCCGGCGGCCTATCAAGTCAGCAAAGGCTCGGCCTTGCAGGTAGACACGGCTTTCTACGAGAGAGTCCGGGATAAAAAGGAGGGGCGCACGCTGATCGAGCAGTTTGAAGTGCCGATCCGCACCGGCCGCGCGTGGAATGTGCCGGCCGGGCATGTGTTCAGGGTCACGACCCCGGTCGGCCCGCAAGTCGGGGACTTCAATGTCTGGAATGCCCACGATCCGCGTGAGCGCTTGTGGGCGGCGCGAACTCGGCAGTTGCAGGGTGCCCATGTCAGCACCCATGACCGGCTTTGGTCGAATCTGCCTTTCTTACGACCGCTGGTGACCATCACCGACGATAGCCTGGCCGGATACGGCATCGACGAACATGGCGGGCGTTTGCACGATTTGCTGGGGACGCGCTGCGATCCGTATGTGAACAAAATGCTTACGGGCGAGGACTTCCATCATCACTGCCACTCGAATTTGACTCGAGCCGTATTACCCCATGGCCTGACCGAGTTTGACGTGCATGACGTGCTGAACATTTTCCAGTGCACTGGCCTGAACCACGACGACCTGTACTTCATGAAAGCCTGCCCGGCGCAGAAGGGCGATTACCTGGAGTTCTTTGCCGAGATTGATTTGCTGTGTGCGCTATCGACCTGCCCGGGTGGCGACCTGTCGCTCGCCATGTGGGGACCGGACGCGCAGGATCCTTTGAGCGTGTGTCGCCCGCTGGGAGTGGAGATTTACCGGTTGGAGGATTCGTTGCTTGAGGGCTGGAGCCAGCCGGAGCGCGCGGCTTACAAAGGGTTGCATGGCTTGCACATCGCCAAGGCCGATTGGGAAAAGTAG
- a CDS encoding DUF2897 family protein, which translates to MPWYAWLILIVAIGSIVGGLMMLRDTANKVELTEEQRKRVAERNAEADAKDAQDR; encoded by the coding sequence ATGCCTTGGTATGCCTGGTTAATTCTGATCGTTGCCATCGGCTCGATCGTTGGCGGTTTGATGATGCTGCGCGACACCGCTAACAAGGTCGAATTGACTGAAGAGCAACGTAAGCGCGTCGCCGAACGTAATGCGGAAGCGGATGCCAAGGATGCGCAGGACCGCTAA
- a CDS encoding polysaccharide biosynthesis protein, which produces MDKLRIFLLGMPRQRKRLIQVIMDVFLVWISLWGSFVVRLGIDDLLEPLRAHLWLFLCAPVIAIPLFIRFGMYRAVMRYFGNDALIAIIKAVSLSALVLAVVVFWYSNHQAVVPRSIIFNYWWLSLVIIGGLRLCMRQYFMGDWFTAAQHVPFTSRDDGLTKVAIYGAGVAGNQLVAALRMGRVMRPVAFIDDDPSISDRSISGLQVYKPKHIQQMIDVTGAQEILLALPSSTRARRREILNLLEGYPLHVRSVPNFTDLASGRVKVEDIQEVDIADLLGRDAVPAQADLLERCIKGKTVMVTGAGGSIGSELCRQIFSLGPTTLLLFEHSEFNLYSILSELEQRACRESVTVKLLPILGSIRHPHKLLDVMKTWRVDTVYHAAAYKHVPMVEHNIAEGVLNNVIGTLNTAQAALQSGVANFVLISTDKAVRPTNIMGSTKRLAELTLQALSREVAPVLFGDKANVSRVNKTRFTMVRFGNVLGSSGSVIPLFHSQIKSGGPLTVTHPKITRYFMTIPEAAQLVIQAGSMGQGGDVFVLDMGEPVKIIELAEKMIHLSGLSIRSEKNLHGDISIEFTGLRPGEKLYEELLIGDNVAATPHPMIMTANEDHLPWDVLKGRLTELLLAVEEDDYSRVRQLLRETVSGYTPDGEIVDWIHQQRRLEP; this is translated from the coding sequence ATGGACAAACTGCGGATATTCCTTTTGGGAATGCCTCGCCAGAGAAAGCGCCTGATTCAGGTGATCATGGACGTGTTCCTGGTCTGGATCTCGCTGTGGGGTTCGTTCGTGGTTCGATTGGGTATAGACGATTTGCTTGAGCCTTTGAGGGCTCACCTGTGGTTGTTTCTCTGCGCACCAGTGATTGCGATTCCTCTATTCATTCGATTTGGTATGTATCGGGCAGTCATGCGCTACTTTGGCAACGATGCGTTGATAGCCATTATCAAGGCGGTCAGCCTTTCTGCGCTCGTTTTAGCTGTGGTCGTTTTCTGGTACAGCAACCACCAAGCCGTCGTCCCACGCTCCATCATTTTCAACTACTGGTGGCTAAGCCTCGTCATCATCGGCGGCCTGCGCCTGTGCATGCGCCAATACTTCATGGGCGACTGGTTCACCGCCGCCCAGCACGTACCGTTCACCAGTCGCGATGACGGCCTGACCAAAGTCGCCATCTACGGCGCAGGCGTGGCAGGCAATCAGTTGGTTGCTGCATTGCGCATGGGACGGGTGATGCGCCCCGTGGCATTCATCGACGACGACCCCAGCATCTCCGATCGCTCTATCTCAGGCCTTCAGGTCTACAAACCCAAACACATCCAGCAGATGATCGACGTCACCGGCGCCCAGGAAATTCTCCTGGCCCTACCGTCATCCACCCGCGCACGACGCCGGGAAATTCTCAATCTGCTGGAAGGCTATCCGCTTCACGTACGAAGTGTTCCGAACTTCACCGATCTGGCCAGCGGCCGGGTCAAGGTTGAAGACATTCAGGAAGTCGATATCGCTGACTTGCTGGGCCGTGATGCCGTGCCAGCCCAGGCTGATTTGCTTGAGCGCTGTATCAAAGGCAAGACCGTGATGGTCACTGGCGCTGGCGGGTCGATCGGTTCTGAGCTGTGCCGGCAGATTTTCTCCCTTGGCCCGACCACGCTTCTGCTGTTTGAGCACAGTGAGTTCAACCTCTACAGCATCCTGTCGGAATTGGAGCAACGCGCCTGCCGTGAGTCGGTAACGGTCAAGTTGCTGCCCATCCTCGGCTCCATTCGTCATCCGCACAAACTGCTTGATGTGATGAAGACCTGGCGCGTAGATACCGTTTATCACGCAGCCGCTTATAAACATGTGCCGATGGTCGAGCACAACATTGCCGAAGGTGTGCTGAACAACGTCATTGGCACGTTGAACACCGCTCAGGCTGCCTTGCAGTCGGGTGTGGCCAACTTTGTGTTGATCTCCACCGATAAAGCGGTTCGTCCGACCAACATCATGGGCAGCACCAAGCGTCTGGCGGAGTTGACCCTTCAGGCACTCAGTCGTGAAGTCGCCCCGGTATTGTTTGGCGACAAGGCCAATGTATCCCGGGTCAACAAAACCCGTTTCACCATGGTTCGTTTTGGCAATGTGCTTGGGTCGTCCGGTTCGGTGATTCCGTTGTTCCACAGCCAAATCAAATCCGGTGGGCCGTTGACGGTCACGCACCCGAAGATCACCCGTTACTTCATGACCATTCCCGAAGCCGCCCAACTGGTGATCCAGGCCGGTTCCATGGGGCAGGGCGGTGATGTGTTCGTGCTGGACATGGGGGAGCCGGTGAAGATCATCGAGCTGGCGGAGAAGATGATTCACCTGTCCGGTTTGAGCATCCGCTCGGAAAAGAACCTGCACGGTGACATTTCCATTGAGTTCACGGGGTTGCGCCCGGGCGAGAAGCTCTACGAAGAGTTGCTGATCGGGGATAACGTCGCTGCGACGCCACATCCGATGATCATGACCGCCAACGAAGATCATTTGCCATGGGACGTGCTCAAAGGGCGTTTGACTGAGTTGTTGCTCGCGGTCGAGGAGGACGATTACTCCCGCGTGCGTCAGCTCCTGCGCGAAACGGTCAGCGGCTACACCCCCGACGGCGAGATCGTCGACTGGATCCACCAGCAACGCCGTCTCGAGCCCTGA
- the fabF gene encoding beta-ketoacyl-ACP synthase II, whose translation MSNRRVVVTGMGLVSPLGSGVEAVWARLLAGRSGLRALPDEVVADLPAKVGGAVQTLAEDPEAGFDPDRATAPKEQKKMDRFIMFAMEAARQALEQAGWQPQDANAQERTATIIGSGVGGFGAIADAVRTTDNRGPRRLSPFTIPSFLVNLAAGHVSIEHGFKGPLGAPVTACAAGVQAIGDAARLIRCGEADIAVCGGAEAAIDRVSLAGFAAARALSSGYNDTPERASRPFDSGRDGFVMGEGSGLLVIESLEHALARGAQPLAELVGYGTSADAYHLTAGPEDGSGARRAMSLALAQAGISPAQVQHLNAHATSTPVGDLGELAAIKSLFGSDNKIAVTSTKSATGHLLGAAGGIEAIFTLLALRDQVVPATLNFDNPDPAAEGVDIVHGQARPMNIDYAMSNGFGFGGVNASVLFKYWED comes from the coding sequence ATGAGTAATCGTCGAGTGGTGGTTACAGGCATGGGCCTGGTGTCGCCGTTGGGTAGTGGCGTTGAAGCGGTTTGGGCGCGTCTGTTGGCCGGGCGCTCCGGGTTGCGGGCATTGCCGGACGAAGTGGTTGCCGATCTGCCGGCCAAGGTCGGTGGCGCGGTGCAGACTCTGGCGGAAGATCCCGAGGCGGGTTTTGATCCGGATCGAGCGACGGCGCCCAAAGAGCAGAAGAAGATGGACCGCTTCATTATGTTTGCCATGGAGGCGGCGCGTCAGGCCCTGGAGCAGGCCGGTTGGCAACCGCAGGACGCCAACGCCCAGGAGCGTACTGCCACCATTATTGGCTCGGGCGTGGGTGGTTTCGGCGCGATTGCCGATGCGGTGCGCACCACCGATAACCGTGGCCCGCGACGTTTGTCGCCGTTCACCATTCCTTCGTTTCTGGTCAATCTTGCCGCGGGCCATGTGTCGATCGAGCACGGTTTCAAGGGCCCTTTGGGGGCTCCGGTAACAGCGTGCGCGGCTGGGGTTCAGGCGATTGGTGACGCGGCGCGGTTGATTCGATGTGGCGAGGCGGATATCGCAGTGTGCGGCGGTGCGGAGGCGGCGATCGATCGGGTCAGCCTGGCCGGGTTCGCGGCAGCTCGGGCCTTGTCCAGCGGTTACAACGACACCCCGGAGCGCGCCTCGCGACCGTTCGACAGTGGTCGCGATGGCTTTGTGATGGGCGAGGGCTCAGGTCTTCTGGTGATCGAATCCCTGGAACATGCCCTGGCGCGCGGCGCTCAGCCGTTGGCCGAGTTGGTCGGTTACGGCACCAGCGCCGACGCCTATCACCTGACCGCGGGGCCTGAAGATGGCAGCGGTGCGCGTCGGGCGATGTCGCTGGCGTTGGCTCAGGCGGGCATTTCGCCGGCACAGGTGCAGCATCTCAATGCTCATGCGACTTCAACACCGGTTGGCGATCTTGGGGAATTGGCGGCCATCAAGTCGTTGTTCGGCTCGGACAACAAGATCGCGGTAACGTCGACCAAGTCCGCGACCGGGCATTTGCTCGGCGCCGCAGGCGGGATCGAGGCGATCTTTACGCTGTTGGCGCTCCGCGATCAGGTGGTGCCAGCCACGCTCAACTTCGATAACCCGGATCCGGCGGCCGAAGGCGTGGACATCGTTCACGGTCAGGCGCGGCCAATGAACATCGACTACGCGATGTCCAACGGCTTCGGATTTGGCGGCGTGAACGCCAGCGTGTTGTTCAAATACTGGGAGGACTAA
- the eat gene encoding ethanolamine permease: MNTQLKPTLGTLHLWGIAVGLVISGEYFGWSYGWGVAGTLGFLVTSFMVATMYTCFIFSFTELTTAIPHAGGPFAYSRRAFGEKGGLIAGLATLIEFVFAPPAIALAIGAYLNVQFPALDPKHAAVGAYIVFMGLNILGVKLAATFELVVCVLAVAELLVFMGVVAPAFSFSNFALNGWAGSDVFGAPAIAGMFAAIPFAIWFFLAIEGAAMAAEEAKDPKRTIPKAYISGILTLVLLAMGVMFFAGGVGDWRTLSNINDPLPQAMKAVVGESSGWLHMLVWIGLFGLVASFHGIILGYSRQFFALARAGYLPASLAKLSRFQTPHRAIIAGGVIGIAAIYSDGLINLGGMTLTAAMITMAVFGAIVMYIMSMLSLFKLRKTEPNLERTFRAPCYPLVPFIALLLAVVCLVAMAWFNALIGLIFLGFMAAGFVYFMLTAQLRADAPADAMLTGL; encoded by the coding sequence ATGAACACACAACTCAAACCCACGCTGGGCACTCTGCACCTGTGGGGTATCGCGGTCGGGCTGGTGATTTCCGGTGAATACTTCGGCTGGAGTTACGGCTGGGGCGTTGCCGGAACACTTGGCTTTCTGGTGACGTCCTTCATGGTCGCCACGATGTACACCTGCTTCATATTCAGTTTCACCGAACTGACCACCGCAATTCCCCATGCCGGCGGTCCCTTTGCCTACAGCCGCCGTGCCTTTGGTGAAAAAGGTGGATTGATTGCCGGGCTGGCAACCCTGATCGAATTCGTCTTCGCCCCACCGGCGATTGCCCTGGCGATCGGTGCCTACCTGAACGTGCAATTTCCGGCCCTCGACCCGAAACACGCGGCGGTCGGTGCCTACATCGTGTTTATGGGCCTGAACATTCTCGGCGTGAAACTCGCCGCGACCTTCGAGCTGGTGGTCTGCGTATTGGCAGTCGCCGAATTGCTGGTGTTCATGGGCGTGGTCGCCCCGGCATTCAGCTTCAGCAACTTCGCCCTCAACGGCTGGGCCGGTTCTGATGTGTTCGGTGCGCCGGCGATTGCCGGCATGTTCGCGGCCATTCCATTTGCCATCTGGTTCTTCCTGGCCATCGAAGGCGCGGCCATGGCCGCCGAAGAAGCCAAGGACCCGAAACGCACGATTCCCAAGGCCTACATCAGCGGCATCCTGACCCTGGTACTGCTGGCCATGGGCGTGATGTTCTTCGCAGGCGGCGTCGGCGACTGGCGCACCCTGTCGAACATCAACGATCCGCTGCCGCAAGCCATGAAAGCCGTGGTCGGCGAAAGCTCTGGCTGGTTGCACATGCTGGTGTGGATCGGCCTGTTCGGCTTGGTGGCGAGTTTCCACGGGATCATCCTCGGCTACTCGCGGCAGTTCTTCGCCCTCGCCCGTGCCGGTTACCTGCCGGCATCCCTGGCCAAACTGTCGCGTTTCCAGACTCCGCACCGGGCGATCATCGCCGGTGGCGTGATCGGCATCGCGGCGATCTACAGCGACGGCTTGATCAACCTCGGCGGCATGACGCTGACGGCGGCGATGATCACCATGGCGGTATTCGGCGCGATCGTGATGTACATCATGAGCATGCTCAGCCTTTTCAAACTGCGCAAAACCGAGCCAAATCTGGAACGCACCTTCCGCGCGCCTTGCTACCCATTAGTGCCATTCATTGCGCTGCTGCTGGCGGTGGTTTGCCTGGTGGCGATGGCCTGGTTCAATGCCTTGATCGGGTTGATCTTCCTCGGCTTCATGGCAGCGGGTTTTGTGTACTTCATGCTGACGGCGCAGTTGCGGGCCGATGCGCCGGCGGATGCGATGTTGACCGGGCTCTAA
- a CDS encoding ComEA family DNA-binding protein, which yields MRTGYFYSLVFALLTSASIAAIAAPAAAPEAAKAPLMLDVAAKAQTGKVDLNGADAPTLQRELSGIGEAKAKAIVAYRESNGPFSSVDELLEVKGIGKAILDKNREKLEVN from the coding sequence ATGCGTACTGGCTATTTCTACTCTCTGGTTTTTGCCCTGCTCACTAGCGCCTCTATCGCGGCCATTGCTGCGCCGGCAGCGGCGCCGGAGGCTGCCAAGGCACCCTTGATGCTGGACGTTGCCGCCAAGGCTCAAACCGGTAAGGTCGATCTCAATGGAGCCGATGCGCCGACTCTGCAGCGCGAGTTGTCCGGGATTGGTGAAGCGAAGGCCAAGGCGATTGTTGCGTATCGTGAGAGTAATGGGCCGTTTTCGTCCGTTGACGAATTGCTGGAAGTGAAAGGGATCGGCAAAGCCATTCTGGACAAGAATCGCGAGAAGCTGGAAGTGAACTAA
- the kdpF gene encoding K(+)-transporting ATPase subunit F: MSVLDGVSLLLAVGLFIYLLVALLRADRN, encoded by the coding sequence ATGAGCGTTCTGGACGGGGTGTCACTGCTATTGGCAGTGGGGCTGTTCATTTATCTGTTGGTTGCGCTGTTGCGCGCGGACCGGAACTAG
- a CDS encoding GntR family transcriptional regulator, which produces MNSGLSLADHITLELRADIIGGRLLPGMALVENDLVSAYNASRNTIREALHRLGQEGLTRYVRNKGVMVRRLGVDDVRDLFKVRRTLELQAISASQPLREYQSDRMLEALEATELAREREDWRAVGTHSLAFHQHIVGLLRSPLFDEFFTNVVAQLRLVFCTAPDESRFQAPWLARDRQIHDLLTDGDKRAAGDAMSLYLDDSEHLLLQMLAPSSHH; this is translated from the coding sequence ATGAACAGCGGACTGTCCCTGGCCGACCACATCACATTGGAGTTACGCGCTGACATCATCGGCGGTCGTTTGCTGCCCGGCATGGCGTTGGTGGAAAACGATCTGGTGTCGGCTTACAACGCCTCGCGAAACACCATTCGCGAGGCGTTGCACCGTTTGGGGCAAGAAGGGTTGACCCGTTATGTCCGCAACAAGGGTGTAATGGTGCGCAGGTTGGGGGTTGATGATGTGCGTGATCTGTTCAAGGTCCGTCGCACCCTGGAACTGCAAGCCATCAGCGCCAGTCAGCCATTGCGTGAGTATCAATCCGACCGGATGCTCGAAGCTTTGGAGGCCACCGAGCTGGCCCGGGAGCGTGAGGACTGGCGCGCCGTCGGTACCCACAGCCTGGCATTTCATCAACACATCGTCGGATTGCTGCGCAGTCCATTGTTCGATGAGTTCTTCACCAACGTCGTCGCGCAACTGCGCCTGGTGTTTTGCACCGCTCCCGATGAATCACGTTTTCAGGCGCCCTGGCTGGCGCGTGATCGGCAGATACATGACTTGTTGACCGACGGCGATAAGCGCGCGGCCGGCGACGCCATGAGCCTTTATCTCGACGACTCCGAACACCTCCTGTTGCAGATGCTTGCTCCTTCTTCCCATCACTGA